From Onychostoma macrolepis isolate SWU-2019 chromosome 05, ASM1243209v1, whole genome shotgun sequence, one genomic window encodes:
- the map1b gene encoding microtubule-associated protein 1B isoform X1, producing the protein MATLVDSVEPPAPFGGVSSIRNKASPTASTHHFDEGKYYLLVVIGELVTDEHLKCAIADIEKGIRSWDTNLIDCNLDQELKLFVSRHSARFSADVKGQKILHHKSNVLETVVLINPSDEAVSTEVRLMVSDTAHHKQLVLAGQCFENTGELILQSGSFSLFNFIDIFTDQEIGELLSTIHPANKASLTLFCPEHGDWKNSNLDKHNLQDFIHMKLNSSTILPEMEGLSEFTEYLSESVEIPSPFDMLEPPTSGGFLKLSKPCCYIFPGGRGDSALFAVNGFNMLINGGSDRKSCFWKLVRHLDRVDSVLLTHIGDDNLPGINSMLRRKIAELEEEQSQGSTANSDWTKNMISPDIGVMFVNMPQNLENLEPNFRIRKNAEEAFLMLEYLNKLSLKPEPLHRNIGNTVEPIILFQKMGVGKLEMYVLNPAENSKELQYFLKEWTGSDKDKAPILLPNGKESELPISYLSSISSLIVWHPANPSEKIIRVLFPGNSTQNNILEGLEKLKHLDFLKHPVITQKELNSNFAPTLKQAKMKHKTDSKESLKSTSKPSPSKNLHKESKEESSEKLKTLSKTDSVETQEPTQKIEKKEKTLVKKVKTGDKDSKSKIEQTPKIDTPEKKKVDIKPKTIKKDTKKSMGKSEADKKAEKPTPKKEEKAKKEEKVKKEEVKKEIKRRDIKKDSLLKESRKDEKKETQKDEKEPKKDLRKVGGLKKNAPSTPEVKKPAPKPRVAARGKGLGSPAKSKEKVKSKPTKKDSGEPVEAPSISSATAEEPAVEASVTDVLEAERSLMSSPEDLTKDFEALKAEEIAEVDEILLQTKIDDSDQGILIKHEEISPCKESPEAAESLDEGIATTEAEEECGGTPGDLEPNQKSNGTSEKFEDEGTGLEESSEIGDYEEKGDTEEVDEQDRAISKLKDDGEQEEQVTKEGSDYVAEEPQYRHDKESEVQSFDVTTPPKISAPASPAVSIHDETLPADLESEVASDDENRDEPPEEYTTSGHTQSTIEISSVPTPMDEMSTPRDVMSDETTNDESDSPSQDFVRYGMTTDNERKTLSPLQDLPELDHSKSDATEGHEYHASASTISPPSSLEEDKSAKEFLAKDKFSFDSNRLSATSTTLPLVRSPSGDQNVNVDHVHTGVSSPIELGTTLAGMSKGMESYSPDEKTLEGPLSPQSSGHTPYYQSPVEEKAGTLPLDKTPESQGPIIVDITSDKEYSPKEASPIDEAVPVSQMGKKQSPSYEAHLSTNFELDHKTPSQTDNNDKKLATDDSSSVTSATSLPPTKVESLSDTNPFTTFKEDSKMSISEGTTSDKSGTPVDEVVAEDTFSHIASASTASLATSSLPEPTTDDVSPSLHAEVGSPHSTEVDDSLSVSVVQTPTTMQEAEVSPSKEDSPRPMSISPDVSPKMAKLRMPQQETKSPEQSLSVECGQESPEHSFALDFSKQSPDHPSLGGIQRTATENGPTEVDYSPSDGTSVIAEQRRPEEDGEKAMLFKESDSTQAASVSPSDASQSTPSVTTPSQIGEPREDSPNVGHFSESVTPKQSPRNHSPLSSDSSLVLGGPSTLHEGADKDKPSPSSFYKETGMDKIEDRTNLEKTPPKTMSPSSPTVSSCFSPKAEELKLGLGTNPFTDSKSPTSPKITSPPQHSPSSHQTDIQEKFSSSSTSYSYSWQYGESTKRCDGGSIGPDTSKTSPSQSRAVVDLCLVTSCEYRHPKTELSPSFINPSPLEYFMNEEQPLEEEKPLARSGGGPPPPGGKQQSKQCEETPPTSVSESVPSQTDSDVPPGTEECPSITAEANIDSEDDSETLPTDRTITYRHADPPPLTPRDPAPAPPHPDACMVDPEVLKAEEASQKDERGKPKKNISSKTKSSATKSLSKTSAIKESKVSSPKKTTEDKDAKNATNTSASRGVKSSTSGSTKSISGTSLPNCPPMYMDLVYIPNHCNAKNVDAEFFKRIRSSYYVVSGNDPTAQEPSKAVLDALLEAKSQWGNTMQVTLIPTHDTEVMREWYQETHEKQQDMNIMVLASSSTVVMQDESFPACKIEL; encoded by the exons ATGGCGACGCTAGTTGATTCTGTAGAGCCTCCAGCACCCTTCGGAGGTGTCAGTAGCATCAGGAACAAGGCATCACCCACGGCCTCGACACATCACTTCGACGAGGGCAAATATTACCTGCTGGTGGTCATCGGGGAGCTGGTCACCGACGAGCATCTGAAGTGTGCCATTGCGGACATTGAGAAAG GAATTCGTTCATGGGACACAAACCTGATTGATTGTAACCTGGACCAGGAGTTGAAGCTTTTTGTTTCTCGACACTCTGCCAGGTTTTCAGCTGATGTGAAAG GACAAAAGATTCTGCATCATAAAAGTAATGTGTTGGAGACAGTAGTGCTTATCAACCCTTCAGATGAAGCTGTTAGCACTGAG GTACGTCTGATGGTCTCAGACACAGCCCACCATAAGCAGCTTGTCCTGGCAGGACAGTGTTTTGAAAATACAGGCGAGCTGATTCTCCAGTCAGGCTCCTTTTCTCTCTTCAATTTCATTGACATTTTTACAGATCAAGAG attggagagcttCTAAGCACCATACATCCAGCCAACAAAGCCAGTTTAACTCTTTTCTGTCCGGAGCATGGTGACTGGAAAAATTCGAACCTAGACAAACACAACTTGCAGGACTTCATCCATATGAAGCTAAACTCCTCAACCATCCTTCCAGAAATGGAAGGTCTTTCTGAATTCACAGAGTACCTGTCAGAATCTGTAGAAATCCCATCTCCTTTTGACATGCTTGAACCCCCAACTTCAGGAGGGTTCCTAAAATTATCCAAACCATGCTGTTATATTTTCCCTGGTGGACGGGGTGATTCAGCACTATTTGCGGTTAACGGCTTCAACATGCTGATTAATGGTGGATCTGATAGAAAGTCATGTTTTTGGAAGCTGGTACGACATCTGGACAGAGTGGATTCCGTTCTCCTCACACACATTGGAGATGACAACCTTCCTGGTATCAATAGCATGCTGCGGCGCAAAATAGCTGAACTTGAGGAGGAGCAGTCGCAGGGATCCACAGCTAACAGTGACTGGACAAAGAATATGATTTCACCTGATATTGGAGTTATGTTTGTCAACATGCCTCAGAACCTAGAAAACCTTGAGCCCAACTTCAGGATTAGGAAAAATGCTGAGGAGGCATTTCTCATGCTGGAGTACCTAAACAAGCTGTCTTTAAAGCCTGAACCTCTGCATAGGAATATTGGGAATACAGTAGAACCAATAATACTTTTCCAGAAAATGGGGGTCGGAAAGCTTGAAATGTATGTTCTTAACCCAGCAGAGAACAGCAAGGAGTTGCAGTACTTCCTTAAAGAATGGACTGGTAGTGATAAAGACAAAGCCCCCATCTTGTTACCAAATGGAAAAGAATCAGAGCTCCCAATCTCATATTTGTCTTCCATCTCATCACTGATTGTGTGGCATCCTGCTAACCCATCAGAAAAAATCATCCGTGTTCTCTTTCCAGGCAATTCCACTCAGAATAATATTCTCGAAGGCCTAGAGAAACTTAAACACTTAGACTTCCTCAAACATCCGGTGATCACACAAAAGGAGCTTAATTCAAATTTCGCACCGACACTGAAACAAGCAAAGATGAAACATAAGACAGATAGTAAAGAGAGCCTGAAGTCCACATCAAAGCCATCTCCAAGCAAAAATCTCCACAAAGAGTCCAAAGAAGAATCCtctgaaaaactaaaaacactCAGTAAAACTGATTCTGTGGAAACTCAGGAGCCGACACAAAAAatagagaagaaagaaaaaacacttgtgaaaaaagtgaaaacagGAGACAAGGACAGTAAAAGCAAAATTGAGCAAACACCCAAAATTGACACtccagagaaaaagaaagttgACATTAAACCAAAAACAATAAAGAAAGATACAAAGAAATCCATGGGAAAAAGTGAGGCTGATAAAAAGGCTGAAAAACCCACACCCAAGAAAGAGGAAAAGGCCAAAAAAGAAGAGAAGGTGAAGAAAGAGGAGGTGAAGAAGGAAATTAAAAGACGGGATATCAAGAAAGATTCCCTATTAAAGGAAAGCAGAAAGGAcgaaaagaaagaaactcagaAAGATGAAAAAGAACCTAAAAAAGATTTGAGGAAAGTCGGTGGCTTGAAAAAGAATGCCCCTAGCACTCCTGAGGTGAAAAAACCTGCACCTAAACCAAGGGTTGCAGCACGAGGCAAGGGCCTTGGTAGTCCTGCAAAATCCAAAGAGAAGGTTAAGTCCAAGCCCACCAAAAAAGATTCTGGTGAACCAGTGGAAGCGCCTTCCATCTCAAGTGCTACTGCTGAAGAACCTGCTGTTGAAGCCAGTGTAACAGATGTTCTTGAGGCAGAGAGGTCACTGATGTCTTCTCCTGAAGACCTCACTAAAGACTTTGAGGCTCTGAAAGCAGAGGAGATTGCTGAAGTTGACGAAATCCTATTACAGACCAAAATAGACGACTCTGATCAAGGAATCTTGATTAAGCATGAAGAAATAAGTCCTTGCAAAGAGTCTCCAGAAGCAGCAGAGTCCCTGGATGAAGGAATAGCAACCACAGAAGCTGAAGAGGAATGTGGTGGTACTCCAGGGGATCTAGAACCCAATCAAAAAAGCAATGGTACCAGTGAAAAATTTGAAGATGAAGGAACAGGTTTGGAAGAGTCATCTGAGATAGGAGACTATGAAGAAAAGGGAGATACAGAGGAAGTGGATGAGCAAGACAGAGCAATATCTAAGTTAAAAGATGATGGAGAGCAAGAAGAGCAGGTAACCAAGGAAGGATCAGATTACGTTGCAGAAGAACCACAATACAGACATGACAAAGAAAGTGAGGTGCAGAGTTTTGATGTAACCACACCACCAAAGATCTCTGCACCAGCTTCTCCTGCTGTTTCTATTCATGATGAAACACTACCAGCAGATTTAGAAAGTGAGGTCGCCTCTGATGATGAAAATCGAGATGAGCCTCCAGAAGAATACACAACATCTGGACACACTCAGTCTACAATTGAGATCTCCAGTGTTCCAACACCTATGGATGAAATGTCTACTCCAAGAGATGTAATGAGTGATGAGACAACCAATGATGAAAGTGATTCTCCTTCCCAAGATTTTGTCAGGTACGGTATGACTACAGACAATGAGAGAAAGACCCTTTCACCTCTCCAAGACCTTCCTGAATTAGATCACTCCAAGAGCGATGCCACTGAGGGGCATGAATATCATGCATCAGCTTCCACCATTTCACCACCatcttcactggaggaagacAAATCTGCCAAGGAGTTTTTAGCTAAAGACAAATTCTCTTTTGATTCAAACAGGCTCAGTGCTACCAGTACAACTTTGCCTCTTGTCAGGTCACCTTCTGGTGACCAAAATGTCAATGTTGACCATGTTCATACAGGTGTATCTTCACCAATTGAACTGGGAACCACATTAGCAGGGATGTCAAAAGGAATGGAATCATACAGTCCAGATGAGAAAACCTTAGAGGGCCCTTTATCTCCTCAGTCCTCAGGTCACACACCTTACTACCAATCCCCAGTAGAGGAAAAAGCTGGCACTCTACCACTGGACAAAACACCTGAGTCCCAGGGTCCTATTATTGTTGACATCACAAGTGACAAGGAATACTCTCCCAAAGAAGCTAGTCCTATTGATGAAGCAGTGCCTGTGTCGCAAATGGGAAAGAAGCAATCACCGAGTTATGAAGCACATTTATCAACCAATTTTGAGCTTGACCACAAGACCCCAAGCCAGACCGACAATAATGATAAAAAGTTAGCAACTGATGACAGTTCTTCAGTTACATCTGCTACATCTTTGCCACCGACTAAAGTAGAGAGCCTTTCTGATACAAATCCTTTCACAACATTTAAAGAGGACAGCAAAATGTCCATATCTGAGGGGACCACATCTGATAAGTCTGGCACTCCAGTTGATGAGGTTGTTGCAGAGGACACATTTTCTCACATTGCCTCTGCCTCAACAGCATCGCTCGCAACAAGTTCTTTACCAGAACCTACAACAGATGATGTCTCCCCATCACTTCATGCTGAAGTTGGCTCCCCTCATTCCACAGAAGTGGAtgactctctctctgtttctgttGTTCAGACTCCAACCACAATGCAAGAAGCAGAAGTTTCCCCATCCAAGGAGGACAGTCCCCGGCCTATGTCAATCTCACCTGATGTTTCCCCAAAAATGGCAAAATTGAGAATGCCACAACAGGAAACAAAATCCCCTGAGCAGTCTTTGTCAGTCGAGTGTGGACAAGAATCCCCAGAACACTCATTTGCATTAGATTTCAGCAAGCAGTCACCAGATCATCCATCTTTAGGAGGAATCCAGCGTACAGCCACTGAAAATGGTCCAACAGAAGTTGATTACAGCCCCTCAGATGGAACCAGTGTCATAGCAGAACAGCGCAGACCTGAGGAAGATGGGGAGAAGGCAATGCTTTTCAAAGAGTCTGATAGTACCCAGGCTGCTTCAGTTTCCCCATCAGATGCCTCTCAGTCCACCCCATCAGTTACAACACCCTCCCAAATTGGGGAGCCAAGAGAAGATTCTCCAAATGTAGGACATTTCTCAGAGTCTGTTACTCCAAAACAGTCACCCCGCAATCACTCCCCTTTATCTTCAGATTCATCTCTTGTTCTAGGAGGACCAAGCACCTTACATGAAGGAGCAGATAAAGATAAACCTAGTCCCAGCTCATTTTACAAAGAGACTGGTATGGATAAAATAGAGGACAGAACAAATCTGGAGAAGACTCCTCCAAAGACCATGTCACCCTCATCTCCTACGGTGTCATCTTGTTTTTCTCCAAAGGCAGAAGAGCTGAAACTTGGCTTAGGGACAAATCCCTTCACAGACTCAAAATCCCCCACCAGTCCCAAAATAACATCTCCACCTCAACATTCTCCTAGTTCCCATCAGACAGACATTCAAGAGAAGTTTTCCAGCAGCTCCACATCATATTCCTACAGCTGGCAATATGGGGAATCTACTAAACGTTGTGATGGTGGGTCCATAGGGCCAGATACCTCAAAAACAAGCCCTTCTCAGTCACGAGCAGTTGTGGACTTGTGTTTGGTGACCTCCTGTGAATACAGACATCCAAAGACAGAGCTTTCTCCATCCTTTATAAACCCAAGTCCTCTTGAGTACTTCATGAATGAGGAACAACCTCTGGAGGAGGAAAAGCCGCTTGCTAGGTCTGGAGGAGGACCACCCCCACCTGGAGGGAAACAGCAGAGCAAGCAGTGTGAGGAAACTCCTCCAACTTCTGTAAGTGAATCAGTGCCCTCTCAAACAGACTCAGATGTTCCTCCTGGCACAGAGGAGTGCCCATCAATAACTGCAGAAGCAAATATTGACTCGGAGGATGACTCAGAAACATTACCAACAGATAGGACTATCACTTATCGTCATGCAGACCCACCTCCACTCACACCCAGAGACCCTGCTCCTGCCCCTCCACATCCTGATGCCTGCATGGTGGATCCTGAGGTCCTTAAGGCTGAAGAGGCATCCCAAAAAGATGAAAGAGGGAAGCCAAAAAAGAACATCAGCAGCAAGACTAAGTCATCTGCAACAAAGAGCTTGTCAAAAACAAGTGCCATCAAAGAGTCGAAAGTGTCCTCTCCAAAAAAGACTACAGAAGATAAAGATGCCAAAAATGCTACTAATACCTCTGCATCAAGGGGAGTGAAAAGCAGCACTTCAG gAAGCACTAAGTCCATCAGTGGAACATCATTACCTAACTGTCCTCCAATGTATATGGACCTAGTTTACATACCAAATCACTGCAATGCCAAGAATGTGGATGCTGAGTTCTTTAAACGGATCCGATCCTCCTACTATGTAGTCAGTGGTAATGATCCAACAGCACAGGAGCCCAGTAAGGCAGTTCTGGATGCTCTGTTGGAAGCAAAGAGCCAGTGGGGAAATACTATGCAG GTCACACTGATTCCAACCCATGATACAGAAGTTATGAGGGAGTGGTACCAGGAAACCCATGAGAAGCAGCAAGACATGAACATCATGGTTTTGGCGAGCAGCAGCACTGTGGTTATGCAAGATGAGTCTTTCCCTGCATGTAAGATTGAACTGTGA